In a genomic window of Gossypium arboreum isolate Shixiya-1 chromosome 9, ASM2569848v2, whole genome shotgun sequence:
- the LOC108453875 gene encoding uncharacterized protein LOC108453875 has product MGAFISKFWFMLFPAKEYKIVVVGLDNAGKTTTLYKLHLGEVVTTHPTVGSNVEELVYKNIRFEVWDLGGQDRLRTSWATYYRGTHAVIVVIDSVDRARITIMKEELFRLLAHEDLQHSVILVFANKQDLKDAMTPAEITDALSLHSIKNHDWHIQACSALTGDGLYDGLGWIAQHVTGKAPS; this is encoded by the exons ATGGGAGCTTTCATATCGAAGTTCTGGTTCATGTTATTTCCCGCAAAGGAATATAAGATTGTGGTGGTTGGGTTAGATAATGCTGGCAAAACGACGACGCTTTACAAGCTTCACCTTGGTGAGGTTGTTACTACCCATCCTACTGTTGGTAGCAACGTTGAAGAGCTTGTTTATAAAAACATCCGTTTCGAg GTATGGGACCTTGGTGGGCAAGACCGACTACGGACATCGTGGGCAACATACTATCGTGGAACTCATGCTGTTATTGTGGTGATAGACAGTGTGGATAGGGCCAGAATCACCATTATGAAAGAGGAGCTCTTCAGGTTGCTCGCACACGAGGACCTACAACATTCTGTTATTCTCGTTTTTGCAAATAAACAAGACCTAAAAGATGCAATGACCCCAGCTGAGATCACCGATGCCCTTTCGCTTCACAGCATAAAAAATCACGATTGGCACATCCAAGCCTGCTCCGCACTTACAGGAGATGGACTGTACGATGGTCTTGGGTGGATCGCCCAGCACGTTACCGGAAAAGCACCAAGCTGA
- the LOC108450700 gene encoding vegetative cell wall protein gp1-like isoform X1, whose protein sequence is MFTAPSFLKILPLFSFKSTTVKLPILPTTTKLSPQSSRRLRLLAESSFGVPMEIVSGPKYRPLSVSPSPPEIPKTPKVNPSDAPLEFTTGDPPPLGRPGPDPGPDFPNPPLGPPPVGPEVVPLPPPEVDPPPSTPPGNVPPPSIPPEIPTPSIPPDIPPPKSPDIPSPKDPGLLLTSFIRSVSG, encoded by the exons ATGTTCACTGCACCCAGTTTCTTGAAAATCCTTCCTTTGTTTTCTTTCAAATCAACCACAGTTAAATTACCCATCCTGCCAACAACCACAAAATTATCGCCGCAGTCATCGCGGCGGCTACGCCTATTAGCTGAAAGTTCCTTTGGGGTCCCAATGGAGATTGTTTCGGGTCCAAAGTATAGGCCTCTTTCAGTTTCGCCATCGCCACCGGAGATTCCTAAAACTCCTAAAGTTAACCCTTCCGATGCCCCATTAGAATTCACCACCGGTGACCCTCCGCCACTTGGTCGCCCCGGGCCCGACCCTGGTCCTGATTTTCCAAATCCTCCATTGGGACCTCCTCCAGTTGGTCCAGAAGTAGTTCCTCTCCCACCGCCTGAAGTGGATCCGCCGCCTTCAACACCTCCGGGTAATGTGCCGCCACCGTCTATACCGCCGGAAATTCCAACACCGAGCATCCCTCCTGATATTCCACCACCTAAAAGTCCTGATATTCCATCACCGAAAG ATCCCGGCTTGCTGCTGACGAGTTTTATCCGTTCCGTTTCGGGCTAG
- the LOC108450700 gene encoding vegetative cell wall protein gp1-like isoform X2, with the protein MFTAPSFLKILPLFSFKSTTVKLPILPTTTKLSPQSSRRLRLLAESSFGVPMEIVSGPKYRPLSVSPSPPEIPKTPKVNPSDAPLEFTTGDPPPLGRPGPDPGPDFPNPPLGPPPVGPEVVPLPPPEVDPPPSTPPGNVPPPSIPPEIPTPSIPPDIPPPKSPDIPSPKAREKKRESLLGSHL; encoded by the exons ATGTTCACTGCACCCAGTTTCTTGAAAATCCTTCCTTTGTTTTCTTTCAAATCAACCACAGTTAAATTACCCATCCTGCCAACAACCACAAAATTATCGCCGCAGTCATCGCGGCGGCTACGCCTATTAGCTGAAAGTTCCTTTGGGGTCCCAATGGAGATTGTTTCGGGTCCAAAGTATAGGCCTCTTTCAGTTTCGCCATCGCCACCGGAGATTCCTAAAACTCCTAAAGTTAACCCTTCCGATGCCCCATTAGAATTCACCACCGGTGACCCTCCGCCACTTGGTCGCCCCGGGCCCGACCCTGGTCCTGATTTTCCAAATCCTCCATTGGGACCTCCTCCAGTTGGTCCAGAAGTAGTTCCTCTCCCACCGCCTGAAGTGGATCCGCCGCCTTCAACACCTCCGGGTAATGTGCCGCCACCGTCTATACCGCCGGAAATTCCAACACCGAGCATCCCTCCTGATATTCCACCACCTAAAAGTCCTGATATTCCATCACCGAAAG CAAGAGAGAAGAAACGAGAGAGCTTGTTAGGGAGCCATTTGTAA
- the LOC108453232 gene encoding pyruvate kinase isozyme A, chloroplastic yields the protein MSRSLQFFTPSRAPYFTLHKLPSTSYTRFPVINFPSKKHHITITKSLSSDLDAASSQVLDSGNGQTGVSGVLSADNVVAVQSHAPSESGAAAGIEVDAVTEAELKENGFRSTRRTKLICTIGPATCGFEQLEALAVGGMNVARINMCHGTREWHQMVIERVRRLNEEKGFAVAIMMDTEGSEIHMGDLGGAASVKAEDGEIWTFSVRAFGTPRPERTINVNYDGFAEDVKVGDELLVDGGMVRFEVIEKIGPDVKCRCTDPGLLLPRANLTFWRDGSLVRERNAMLPTISSKDWLDIDFGIAEGVDFIAISFVKSAEVIKHLKSYIAARSRGSDIAVIAKIESIDSLKNLEEIIQASDGAMVARGDLGAQIPLEQVPSAQQKIVQLCRQLNKPVIVASQLLESMIEYPTPTRAEVADVSEAVRQRADALMLSGESAMGQYPDKALAVLRSVSVRIEKWWREEKCHEAMVLPDVGTSFADSISEEICNSAAKMANNLEVDALFVYTKTGHMASLLSRCRPDCPIFAFTTTTSVRRRLNLQWGLIPFRLGFSDDMESNLNKTFSLLKARGMIKSGDLVIAVSDMLQSIQVMNVP from the exons ATGTCGCGCTCCCTTCAATTTTTCACTCCCTCCCGTGCTCCTTATTTCACTCTCCATAAACTTCCGTCGACATCCTACACCCGGTTCCCGGTAATTAACTTCCCGAGCAAAAAGCACCATATCACTATCACGAAATCGTTATCTTCAGATCTCGATGCAGCGTCATCTCAAGTACTGGATTCCGGAAACGGACAGACCGGAGTTTCGGGGGTTTTATCAGCGGACAACGTGGTGGCGGTTCAGTCTCATGCGCCGTCGGAATCGGGAGCGGCGGCCGGGATCGAGGTTGACGCTGTGACGGAGGCGGAGCTAAAGGAGAATGGATTCCGGAGCACGAGAAGGACGAAGTTAATATGCACGATTGGTCCCGCAACGTGCGGGTTCGAGCAGCTGGAAGCGTTGGCTGTTGGAGGTATGAACGTGGCTCGGATTAACATGTGCCATGGCACTCGCGAGTGGCATCAAATGGTGATCGAGCGGGTGAGGAGGCTTAACGAGGAGAAAGGATTCGCTGTCGCCATTATGATGGATACTGAAGGTAGCGAGATTCACATGGGAGATCTCGGTGGCGCTGCCTCCGTTAAAGCTGAG GATGGAGAAATCTGGACATTCAGCGTTAGAGCTTTCGGTACACCGCGACCAGAGCGAACAATTAACGTGAATTACGATGGTTTTGCCGAAG ATGTGAAAGTTGGAGATGAACTTTTGGTTGATGGTGGAATGGTGAGGTTTGAGGTGATTGAGAAGATTGGTCCTGATGTTAAGTGTAGGTGCACTGATCCGGGATTGTTGCTTCCTCGAGCCAATTTGACTTTTTGGAGGGATGGGAGTCTTGTTCGCGAGCGTAATGCAATGCTTCCTACCATTTCTTCCAAG GATTGGTTAGACATCGACTTTGGGATTGCAGAAGGTGTTGATTTTATTGCAATATCCTTTGTCAAATCTGCTGAAgtgattaaacatctcaaaagctaTATTGCTGCTAGGTCACGTGGTAG TGACATAGCTGTGATTGCAAAGATTGAGAGTATTGACTCATTAAAGAACTTGGAAGAAATTATTCAAGCATCAGATGGAGCTATGGTTGCAAGAGGAGACTTGGGTGCTCAGATACCATTGGAACAGGTTCCATCAGCTCAGCAAAAGATTGTCCAGCTATGCAGGCAACTGAATAAGCCAGTGATTGTTGCTTCCCAGCTACTTGAATCAATGATTGAATACCCTACACCCACCCGAGCTGAAGTTGCCGATGTTTCTGAAGCAGTACGGCAGCGAGCTGATGCTTTAATGCTGTCTGGTGAATCAGCAATGGGGCAGTACCCCGATAAGGCATTAGCTGTTCTGAGAAGTGTTAGTGTGAGAATAGAGAAATGGTGGAGGGAGGAAAAATGCCACGAGGCTATGGTACTGCCGGATGTAGGAACTTCATTTGCAGATAGCATCTCAGAAGAGATTTGTAATTCTGCAGCCAAGATGG CTAACAATTTAGAGGTAGATGCCCTTTTTGTTTACACAAAGACAGGTCACATGGCATCTCTCCTGTCACGTTGTCGACCAGATTGCCCCATCTTTGCTTTTACGACCACAACTTCTGTCAGGAGACGTCTGAACCTACAATGGGGTCTCATTCCGTTCCGTCTCGGCTTCTCCGACGATATGGAAAGCAACCTTAACAAAACCTTCTCGTTACTCAAGGCCAGGGGAATGATCAAATCTGGTGACCTCGTAATTGCCGTCTCAGACATGTTGCAGTCCATCCAAGTCATGAATGTTCCCTAG
- the LOC108450844 gene encoding uncharacterized protein LOC108450844, with amino-acid sequence MKHLILFLILFSFSRSTTSSSISLAPSSLHAQFFSFPKPEEDQPFSMLPVDVDPRLQQLCEGTEYPIKCLTTTISFLDDKAVVDPVSIVKEEVDVFYGKVKEALHKASKRLSNRSTSRFVTNRLKSCIDDYKTILKNKQKIIDAIAMGDTNKLIKDLISNVDNIYACEDEFKEANIKSPIKEMDSLLGRMIINSLSIGVDTSV; translated from the coding sequence ATGAAACATTTAATCCTCTTCCTTATTTTGTTCTCTTTCTCTAGATCTACTACTTCTTCATCAATATCTTTAGCTCCATCTTCGCTCCATGCTCAATTTTTTAGCTTTCCTAAACCCGAAGAGGACCAACCATTTTCTATGTTGCCTGTCGACGTGGATCCTAGGCTTCAACAACTCTGTGAAGGAACTGAGTACCCGATCAAATGCTTAACGACAACTATTTCATTCCTAGATGATAAGGCTGTTGTAGATCCTGTATCTATTGTTAAAGAGGAGGTTGATGTATTCTACGGTAAGGTTAAGGAAGCCTTGCACAAGGCTTCAAAACGATTATCAAATCGTTCTACCTCAAGATTTGTTACTAATCGCCTTAAAAGTTGCATTGATGACTACAAAACTATTCTCAAAAACAAACAGAAAATCATTGATGCCATCGCTATGGGTGATACCAACAAGTTGATCAAGGACCTAATCTCTAATGTGGACAATATATATGCATGCGAGGATGAGTTTAAAGAAGCCAATATAAAATCCCCAATAAAAGAAATGGATTCTTTGCTTGGCAGGATGATTATAAACAGTTTAAGCATTGGTGTTGACACAAGTGTTTGA
- the LOC108453876 gene encoding guanine nucleotide-binding protein subunit gamma 2, protein MQSRRSQSMVGRIDTRGKHRIQAELKRLDQEARFLEEELEHLEKMEKASTACKEMLSKVESTPDPLLPITNGPLNLTWDRWFEGPQESQGCKCWIL, encoded by the exons ATGCAGTCGCGTCGATCACAATCCATGGTGGGTCGGATTGATACCAGAGGGAAACATAGGATACAAGCTGAACTCAAAAGGCTAGACCAAGAAGCTAGATTCTTAGAG GAAGAGCTGGAGCACTTGGAAAAGATGGAGAAGGCATCAACTGCATGCAAAGA GATGCTGAGTAAAGTGGAAAGTACACCTGATCCACTCCTTCCAAT CACAAATGGTCCTCTAAATCTGACGTGGGATAGATGGTTTGAAGGTCCCCAGGAATCTCAAGGCTGCAAATGTTGGATACTGTGA